The Plasmodium knowlesi strain H genome assembly, chromosome: 14 genome has a segment encoding these proteins:
- a CDS encoding ATP synthase subunit O, mitochondrial, putative, whose amino-acid sequence MKGITVARSITHLAIPPRWSCHVEKKNLCLIPCRRRESTTNGLTSWIRPYSSTAEGKKAEDEYYLSMGDNIEKRYSLALYNVGKKNKKINEISSDILFIKNNFLKDKTFLNFLQTPNIENKEKLNFLKTECKKYNNNFSPITSNFLESLFDSKRINFLQKIIEEFELLLMKERKEIKCFVYTAKEINNTEKQKIQESILFKLKNELKPLIEYKIDKSILGGLVLQIGNQVFDFSAKYKIEKIRSNLS is encoded by the coding sequence ATGAAAGGTATCACCGTGGCACGCTCGATAACCCATTTGGCCATTCCTCCCAGGTGGAGTTGCCatgtggaaaagaaaaacctcTGTTTGATTCCATGTCGCAGAAGGGAGAGTACGACAAACGGCTTGACCAGTTGGATAAGGCCCTACAGCAGCACAgcggaaggaaagaaagcgGAAGATGAGTATTACCTGTCCATGGGAGACAACATCGAAAAGAGATACAGCTTAGCCTTATACAATGTgggaaagaagaacaaaaaaataaacgaaataTCAAGTGAcatattatttataaaaaacaaTTTCCTGAAGGATAAAACTTTTCTTAATTTCTTGCAAACACCAAATAttgaaaataaggaaaaattaaattttttaaaaacagaaTGTAAAAAGTATAACAATAATTTTAGCCCCATAACATCCAATTTTCTGGAATCCCTATTCGATTCCAAAAGGatcaattttttgcaaaagatAATTGAAGAATTCGAATTGCTACTAATGAAAGAGAGGAAAGAAATTAAGTGTTTTGTGTACACGGCCAAAGAAATCAATAACACTGAGAAACAGAAAATCCAAGAATCCATTCTTTTCAAATTAAAGAATGAACTGAAACCTCTTATAGAGTACAAGATAGACAAAAGCATTTTGGGTGGACTCGTCCTGCAAATAGGCAACCAAGTGTTTGACTTTTCTGCTAAGTacaaaattgagaaaatTAGGAGCAACTTATCTTAG